In one window of Sphingomonas glaciei DNA:
- a CDS encoding DUF3617 domain-containing protein encodes MRHIVLAGTVLLAACSQEAPKEAAKAAPPATLVPGTYEVTATVKSLVSTDKSPLPTFAKVGDVIKTQGCVGADGLPAPELLAAKGDSCQVQNPYIRSGRMNLTLDCNRKGQGQIMTMVDGKYDAEGFTGTVNASSSFPGSGDYKLVQDVVARKVADQCTAAPAAGGAPKA; translated from the coding sequence ATGCGACATATCGTGCTGGCCGGCACCGTCCTGCTTGCGGCCTGCAGCCAGGAAGCACCCAAGGAAGCGGCCAAGGCCGCGCCGCCCGCAACCCTGGTGCCCGGCACCTATGAGGTGACCGCCACCGTCAAGTCGCTGGTATCGACCGACAAGTCGCCACTGCCGACCTTTGCCAAGGTCGGCGACGTCATCAAAACGCAAGGCTGCGTCGGCGCCGATGGCCTTCCCGCGCCCGAACTGCTCGCCGCCAAGGGCGACAGCTGCCAGGTCCAGAACCCTTATATCCGCAGCGGCCGGATGAATCTGACGCTCGACTGCAACCGCAAGGGGCAGGGCCAGATCATGACCATGGTCGACGGCAAATATGACGCCGAAGGCTTCACCGGCACCGTCAACGCCAGCAGCAGCTTCCCCGGGTCGGGCGACTACAAGCTGGTCCAGGACGTCGTCGCCCGCAAGGTCGCCGACCAGTGCACCGCGGCCCCCGCGGCTGGCGGCGCACCCAAGGCGTAA